In a genomic window of Streptomyces sp. NBC_01231:
- a CDS encoding ester cyclase, with product MEDDMPAITTANTASEMVRSATTTALRVAARELELYVAGDVAGADEVFAPDLIDHNPAFDAVSGVDGIRALIAATRDGFTNRQIRILFQEELPGGWVVLQWQLTAAHTGDEFGFAASGNPVDFQGQNIVRIVDGKISEMYHIEEMLKLTQQISTGTQPA from the coding sequence ATGGAGGACGACATGCCCGCGATCACTACGGCCAACACCGCAAGCGAGATGGTGCGCTCGGCCACGACCACCGCGTTGCGGGTCGCCGCGCGCGAGCTGGAGCTGTACGTCGCCGGGGATGTCGCCGGGGCGGATGAGGTGTTCGCCCCTGATCTGATCGATCACAACCCCGCTTTCGATGCCGTCTCGGGCGTCGACGGCATACGGGCGCTGATCGCCGCGACCCGTGACGGATTCACCAACAGGCAGATCCGGATCCTGTTCCAGGAGGAGCTGCCTGGCGGTTGGGTCGTCCTCCAGTGGCAGCTGACCGCGGCCCACACCGGAGACGAGTTCGGGTTCGCCGCCAGCGGCAACCCGGTCGATTTCCAGGGCCAGAACATCGTGCGCATTGTCGACGGCAAGATCAGCGAGATGTACCACATCGAAGAAATGCTCAAGCTCACTCAGCAGATCAGCACGGGCACGCAGCCTGCGTGA
- a CDS encoding helix-turn-helix transcriptional regulator, with protein sequence MTADRLPECGVPRFITLLDGPWATLIVRELLRGPHRFTELRDALPGISPHTLTSRLRRFERHGIVLRTAYSEIPPRVEYRLTPLGEGLRAVLDTMATWALTVPEGEPATTE encoded by the coding sequence ATGACTGCTGACCGTCTTCCGGAGTGCGGCGTCCCCCGGTTCATCACCCTGCTCGACGGGCCGTGGGCCACCCTTATCGTGCGCGAACTCCTGCGCGGACCCCACCGCTTCACAGAGTTGCGCGACGCCCTGCCCGGCATCAGCCCGCACACCCTGACCAGCCGGCTGCGCCGGTTCGAGCGACACGGCATCGTCCTGCGCACTGCCTATTCGGAGATTCCCCCACGGGTCGAGTACCGGCTCACTCCCCTCGGTGAAGGACTGCGCGCTGTCCTCGACACCATGGCCACCTGGGCCCTGACAGTCCCCGAAGGCGAGCCAGCAACCACCGAGTGA
- a CDS encoding ISL3 family transposase — translation MGAAAVEDVLFPGIDVRVTAVHATGERVAVEASSCGQPPACPDCGWPGRRVRSRYVRRVAERPLVGRALVIQLSVRRFLCERASCCRRTFVEQVPDLSERYRRHSVGLRRWMQAVARFLGGRPGERLCRVLQLPTGRTHLLGLLTAPVVPERAPRVLGVDEFAFRKGWRYGTVMVDIEAARVVDVVPDRDAASFATWLREHPGAEIICRDRASAYSSAVREAVPEAQEVADRWHLLHNLSSAVEKTCHQHRSCLRKQAEADRDAEPRRLINPLPPPTLPPTKIAVRTVDRYSDIHRLLGQGHTV, via the coding sequence ATGGGGGCTGCCGCGGTCGAGGATGTGCTGTTTCCCGGGATCGATGTGCGTGTCACGGCGGTGCACGCCACAGGGGAGAGAGTCGCTGTGGAGGCGTCGTCGTGTGGGCAGCCGCCGGCCTGCCCGGACTGCGGCTGGCCGGGACGTCGCGTGCGCTCCCGGTATGTGCGCCGCGTAGCCGAACGCCCCCTGGTGGGGCGGGCGTTGGTGATTCAGCTCAGTGTGCGCCGCTTCTTGTGCGAGCGGGCGTCTTGCTGTCGGCGGACGTTCGTCGAGCAGGTCCCGGATCTGAGCGAGCGGTATCGCCGTCACAGCGTTGGACTGCGGCGATGGATGCAGGCCGTCGCGAGGTTCCTGGGCGGTCGTCCCGGTGAACGCCTATGCCGGGTCCTGCAGTTACCCACCGGCCGTACTCATCTGCTGGGCCTGCTCACGGCCCCGGTGGTGCCCGAGCGTGCGCCGCGGGTGCTGGGTGTCGACGAGTTCGCCTTCCGCAAGGGCTGGCGCTACGGAACCGTCATGGTCGACATCGAAGCGGCCCGCGTGGTCGATGTCGTGCCCGACCGGGACGCGGCTTCCTTCGCCACTTGGCTGCGCGAACATCCCGGCGCGGAGATCATCTGCCGGGACCGGGCCAGTGCCTACTCCAGTGCCGTCCGTGAAGCCGTACCAGAAGCCCAGGAGGTCGCCGATCGCTGGCATTTGCTCCACAACCTCTCCTCCGCGGTCGAGAAGACGTGCCATCAACACCGCTCCTGCCTGCGCAAACAGGCCGAAGCCGATCGCGATGCGGAGCCCCGGCGTCTCATCAATCCCCTGCCACCCCCGACGCTGCCGCCCACGAAGATCGCTGTCCGCACTGTCGACCGGTACTCCGACATTCATCGCCTGCTTGGGCAGGGGCACACCGTCTGA
- a CDS encoding dihydrofolate reductase family protein: protein MQIRARMSMSADGYVTTPDGWPALTADPAFVSGESHGIREFLEGCEAALMGRTTFEPALTNNRWPWPDLDVFVLGSHRPDGTPDDVTTDSDPVRLLEKLRSANRGGDVHLIGGPQTIGTFHALGALDTLELVVLPLLFGGGMQLTPMLSPDTGLTFQRERALPGGSVEIVYSCRGSRTELPSKPASQR from the coding sequence ATGCAGATCCGCGCCCGTATGAGCATGAGTGCCGATGGCTACGTGACCACACCGGACGGGTGGCCCGCCCTGACTGCCGACCCCGCGTTCGTCTCCGGTGAGAGTCACGGTATCCGGGAGTTCCTCGAAGGCTGCGAAGCGGCGCTGATGGGCCGCACCACCTTCGAGCCCGCGCTGACCAACAACCGCTGGCCGTGGCCGGACCTCGATGTGTTCGTGCTCGGCTCACACCGTCCGGACGGCACCCCCGATGACGTCACTACCGACAGTGATCCGGTGAGGCTGCTGGAGAAGCTCCGCTCGGCCAACCGGGGCGGCGATGTCCATCTCATCGGGGGCCCGCAGACGATCGGGACGTTCCATGCTCTTGGCGCACTCGACACCCTCGAACTGGTCGTACTGCCGCTGCTGTTCGGCGGTGGGATGCAACTGACACCCATGCTCAGTCCCGACACCGGGCTGACCTTCCAGCGCGAGCGTGCCCTCCCCGGTGGTTCGGTGGAGATCGTCTACTCCTGCCGGGGCAGCCGCACTGAACTTCCCAGCAAGCCTGCCAGCCAACGCTGA
- the ctaD gene encoding cytochrome c oxidase subunit I: MVTPVSVILVASFECDVRGGRGHRRGVKTINVQPRTAKSRRSVKWLTTTDHKTIGTLYLVTSFVFFCIGGVMALFMRAELARPGLQIMSNEQFNQAFTMHGTIMLLMFATPLFAGFTNWIMPLQIGAPDVAFPRLNMFAYWLYLFGSTIAVGGFLTPQGAADFGWFAYSPLSDAVRSPGIGADLWIMGLAFSGFGTILGAVNFITTIICMRAPGMTMFRMPIFVWNVLLTAVLVLFAFPVLAAALFALEADRKFGAHIFDAANGGALLWQHLFWFFGHPEVYIIALPFFGIISEVIPVFSRKPMFGYMGLIGATIAIAGLSVTVWAHHMYVTGGVLLPFFSFMTFLIAVPTGVKFFNWIGTMWKGSLSFETPMLWATGFLITFTFGGLTGVMLASPPIDFHVSDTYFVVAHFHYVVFGTVVFAMFSGFHFWWPKFTGKMLDERLGKITFWTLFIGFHGTFLVQHWLGPNGMVRRIPDYLAVEGLTTLNTISTISSFVLGLSVLPFLYNVWKTAKYGKKVEVDDPWGYGRSLEWATSCPPPRHNFVSLPRIRSESPAFDLHHSARQQELTRQ, encoded by the coding sequence ATGGTCACACCTGTTTCCGTGATTCTCGTCGCGTCCTTCGAGTGTGACGTCCGGGGCGGGCGCGGACACAGGCGGGGCGTGAAGACCATCAACGTCCAACCCCGCACCGCCAAGAGCCGCAGAAGCGTCAAGTGGCTCACCACCACGGACCACAAGACGATCGGCACGCTGTATCTGGTGACGTCGTTCGTGTTCTTCTGCATCGGTGGCGTGATGGCGCTGTTCATGCGCGCCGAGCTGGCCCGGCCGGGTCTGCAGATCATGTCGAACGAGCAGTTCAACCAGGCGTTCACGATGCACGGCACGATCATGCTGCTGATGTTCGCGACGCCGCTGTTCGCAGGTTTCACCAACTGGATCATGCCGCTGCAGATCGGCGCCCCCGACGTCGCGTTCCCGCGGCTGAACATGTTCGCCTACTGGCTGTACCTGTTCGGCTCGACGATCGCGGTCGGCGGCTTCCTCACCCCGCAGGGTGCGGCCGACTTCGGCTGGTTCGCCTACTCCCCGCTGTCCGACGCGGTCCGCTCGCCGGGCATCGGCGCCGACCTGTGGATCATGGGTCTGGCCTTCTCCGGCTTCGGCACCATCCTCGGCGCGGTCAACTTCATCACCACCATCATCTGCATGCGCGCGCCGGGCATGACCATGTTCCGCATGCCGATCTTCGTGTGGAACGTGCTGCTGACCGCGGTCCTCGTCCTGTTCGCCTTCCCCGTCCTCGCCGCCGCGCTGTTCGCGCTGGAGGCGGATCGGAAGTTCGGCGCACACATCTTCGATGCCGCCAACGGTGGTGCCCTGCTGTGGCAGCACCTGTTCTGGTTCTTCGGGCATCCGGAGGTGTACATCATCGCGCTGCCGTTCTTCGGCATCATCAGTGAGGTCATCCCGGTCTTCTCCCGCAAGCCGATGTTCGGCTACATGGGCCTGATCGGCGCCACCATCGCCATCGCCGGCCTCTCGGTGACCGTGTGGGCCCACCACATGTACGTCACCGGCGGAGTCCTCCTGCCGTTCTTCTCCTTCATGACGTTCCTCATCGCCGTGCCAACGGGCGTGAAGTTCTTCAACTGGATCGGCACCATGTGGAAGGGGTCCCTGTCCTTCGAGACCCCGATGCTGTGGGCCACCGGCTTCCTGATTACCTTCACCTTCGGCGGCCTCACCGGAGTGATGCTGGCGTCACCGCCGATCGACTTCCACGTGTCCGACACGTACTTCGTCGTCGCCCACTTCCACTACGTGGTGTTCGGCACGGTCGTCTTCGCGATGTTCTCCGGCTTCCACTTCTGGTGGCCGAAGTTCACCGGCAAGATGCTCGACGAACGCCTCGGCAAGATCACGTTCTGGACCCTGTTCATCGGCTTCCACGGCACCTTCCTCGTCCAGCACTGGCTGGGCCCCAACGGCATGGTCCGCCGCATCCCCGACTACCTCGCGGTCGAAGGCCTCACCACGCTGAACACGATCTCGACGATCTCCTCCTTCGTCCTCGGTCTGTCCGTGCTCCCGTTCCTCTACAACGTGTGGAAGACCGCGAAGTACGGCAAGAAGGTCGAGGTCGACGACCCGTGGGGCTACGGCCGTTCGCTGGAGTGGGCCACTTCCTGCCCGCCCCCACGCCACAACTTCGTCTCACTCCCCCGCATCCGCAGCGAATCTCCAGCCTTCGACCTCCACCACTCGGCCCGGCAGCAGGAGTTGACCCGACAGTGA
- a CDS encoding sigma-70 family RNA polymerase sigma factor: MSDDEAFAAAYREHYWAVSRYVARRLDGRAGDVEEVVADVFTVAWRRRGDLPASPLPWLYGVARNCLANAVRGQGRRRRLVDRLGNDETAHGRQVVASPDSEAPGAWVHEALARLTPADQEVLRLTAWEELAVDEVAVALGCGTRAAAMRLHRARRRLRTEIDRIRPVLAADAPSPKEHGHA, translated from the coding sequence ATGAGCGACGACGAGGCCTTCGCCGCTGCCTATCGCGAGCACTACTGGGCGGTCAGCCGCTATGTCGCTCGACGACTGGACGGCCGTGCCGGCGACGTGGAGGAAGTGGTGGCGGACGTGTTCACCGTCGCCTGGCGGCGCCGCGGCGACCTGCCGGCGTCCCCGCTGCCCTGGCTGTACGGCGTGGCACGCAACTGTCTGGCCAACGCGGTACGCGGCCAGGGCCGGCGCCGTCGGCTCGTCGACCGGCTGGGCAACGACGAGACGGCGCACGGCAGGCAGGTCGTGGCGAGCCCCGACAGCGAGGCGCCGGGCGCATGGGTGCATGAGGCGCTCGCCCGGCTCACCCCGGCCGACCAGGAGGTACTGCGCCTGACGGCCTGGGAGGAACTCGCCGTCGACGAGGTCGCCGTGGCCCTGGGCTGCGGCACCCGCGCGGCGGCGATGCGGCTGCACCGGGCCAGGCGCCGGCTCAGAACCGAGATCGACCGGATACGCCCCGTGCTCGCCGCCGACGCGCCCTCCCCGAAGGAACACGGCCATGCCTGA
- a CDS encoding CU044_5270 family protein: MPDELDLLRGANPVPADGPHFGDGPLDHDAERRLNRLLHGSGPFGRRRTRWTWSLATVAVVAATALALLLAGPNTTPALAAPRPLLVQAGSAPVPLARIAEIAEAAAADGSPELRKGTHVQTWSMGMSENEPPITLPVERVVRWHADASHTELVVATDPQHPGRPVLSEGGDRPRLVEDGHVLSEQTYGPSWSDAPPESTPPHDPGRLKAYLQEAQHQNTALTTSELLDAVDVLLDHWALGARENVAVARLLADAEGLRPVGRVTDRLGRPGQAYVYAGHGSRRMLIMDPATGAVLGLESTAGTAEPQWGLKAGDVMDYSAWMR; encoded by the coding sequence ATGCCTGACGAACTCGACCTGCTGCGCGGCGCCAACCCCGTGCCCGCGGACGGCCCGCACTTCGGCGACGGACCGCTCGATCACGACGCCGAACGTCGGCTCAATCGACTGCTGCACGGCAGCGGCCCGTTCGGCCGTCGCCGCACCCGTTGGACGTGGAGCCTCGCGACCGTCGCGGTCGTCGCGGCGACCGCGCTGGCCCTGCTCCTCGCGGGCCCGAACACCACCCCGGCACTGGCCGCCCCCCGTCCGCTGCTCGTGCAGGCCGGCTCCGCCCCCGTACCCCTGGCCAGAATCGCCGAGATCGCCGAGGCGGCAGCGGCGGACGGCTCGCCGGAACTCCGCAAGGGCACCCACGTCCAGACGTGGAGCATGGGCATGTCGGAGAACGAGCCCCCGATCACGCTCCCCGTCGAGCGCGTCGTTCGCTGGCACGCCGACGCGAGCCATACGGAACTGGTCGTTGCGACCGACCCCCAGCACCCCGGTAGGCCGGTCCTCAGCGAGGGCGGCGACCGACCCCGCCTGGTCGAGGACGGGCACGTCCTCAGCGAGCAGACGTACGGGCCGAGCTGGAGCGACGCCCCGCCCGAGTCCACGCCGCCGCACGACCCGGGGCGGCTGAAGGCCTACCTCCAGGAGGCGCAGCACCAGAACACCGCGCTGACGACCTCCGAACTCCTTGACGCGGTGGACGTGTTGCTCGACCACTGGGCCCTCGGGGCCCGCGAGAACGTGGCAGTCGCCAGGCTGCTGGCGGACGCCGAGGGGCTGCGGCCCGTGGGCCGGGTGACGGACCGCCTCGGGCGGCCCGGTCAGGCGTACGTGTACGCCGGACACGGCTCCCGCCGGATGCTGATCATGGACCCGGCCACCGGTGCCGTCCTCGGCCTGGAGAGCACCGCCGGTACCGCCGAGCCCCAGTGGGGCCTGAAGGCGGGCGACGTCATGGACTACAGCGCCTGGATGCGCTGA
- a CDS encoding EamA family transporter — protein sequence MKIPRAPWQGAAAAPALMLAQIVSLQAGSAVAKDAYGTVGPTALAGMRLFFSAAILWVLVRPRLREVTAVQWRAAISLGLVLAAMNVAYFQAISLLPIGVAATLELLGPLTLSIVLSRRLEHLAVALLALAGVLLLATPGASLSAAGLLLGGAAALCRAGYVVLSQRVGRLFPDWTGLTLALACGACVLTPVTAVTDGGTVAAHPAVLGTGLMVALLSSLIPYSLDMTVLRRIDVRAFGVLLALSPAVAAGVGFVLLHEQLTARQLCAMALVVLAGAWSVRRAAQRVGPADRPGARPA from the coding sequence GTGAAGATCCCCCGCGCACCGTGGCAGGGCGCCGCGGCGGCTCCGGCGTTGATGCTGGCTCAGATCGTCAGCCTTCAAGCGGGCTCGGCCGTGGCCAAGGATGCCTATGGGACAGTCGGTCCCACGGCGCTGGCCGGTATGCGGCTGTTTTTCTCGGCCGCGATCCTGTGGGTACTGGTCCGGCCGCGACTGCGGGAGGTCACGGCTGTGCAGTGGCGGGCGGCGATCTCACTTGGTCTGGTCCTCGCGGCCATGAACGTGGCGTACTTCCAGGCCATCAGCCTCCTGCCGATCGGGGTGGCCGCAACCTTGGAGCTGCTCGGGCCGCTCACCTTGTCGATCGTTCTGTCCCGTCGGCTTGAGCACCTCGCGGTGGCGTTGCTGGCGCTTGCGGGTGTACTCCTGCTGGCCACCCCGGGAGCCTCGCTCTCCGCCGCCGGGCTGCTGCTGGGGGGCGCCGCCGCGCTGTGCCGGGCCGGGTATGTGGTCCTGAGTCAGCGGGTCGGGCGCCTGTTCCCCGACTGGACGGGCCTGACCCTGGCGCTGGCCTGCGGCGCCTGCGTGCTGACTCCGGTCACCGCCGTCACAGACGGTGGCACGGTGGCGGCCCACCCTGCCGTCCTCGGCACCGGGCTCATGGTGGCCCTCCTGTCGTCCCTGATCCCGTACTCGCTGGATATGACGGTCCTGCGGCGCATCGATGTGCGCGCCTTTGGGGTGCTGCTCGCACTGAGCCCCGCCGTGGCGGCGGGGGTCGGTTTCGTCTTGCTGCACGAGCAGCTCACGGCACGTCAATTGTGTGCCATGGCGCTGGTAGTCCTAGCCGGCGCCTGGTCAGTGCGCCGCGCCGCTCAGCGTGTTGGACCTGCCGATCGGCCCGGCGCTCGTCCCGCGTGA
- a CDS encoding CGNR zinc finger domain-containing protein, whose protein sequence is MHFNHYGGEAARLAAGLVNLTAPPPPEHLEPLLATHGVVHRTLTTAQAETIWTWSRRLAACFGQHDLEERCQAINTLLADASSSPRISLHDGRPHLHYSATGADAAAHIRAVTAAGLAYVVCSADAERLGRCARHACGLAFVDTSRNGRRAYCSVRCANNDAVARHRERLHGDARPPTARKTRRT, encoded by the coding sequence ATGCATTTCAACCATTACGGCGGAGAGGCCGCCCGGCTGGCCGCGGGCCTCGTCAACCTGACCGCGCCACCACCCCCCGAGCACCTGGAACCACTACTCGCCACGCACGGCGTGGTGCACCGCACACTCACCACCGCGCAGGCCGAGACGATCTGGACATGGAGCCGGCGCCTGGCCGCGTGCTTCGGGCAGCACGACCTCGAAGAGCGGTGCCAGGCAATCAATACACTTCTCGCCGACGCCTCCAGCAGTCCCCGGATCTCCCTGCACGACGGCCGACCCCACCTGCACTACAGCGCCACCGGCGCCGACGCAGCCGCGCACATCCGAGCCGTCACCGCAGCCGGACTCGCCTACGTCGTGTGCTCCGCCGACGCCGAACGGCTGGGGCGCTGCGCGCGCCACGCCTGCGGGCTGGCATTCGTCGACACCTCCCGCAACGGCCGACGCGCCTACTGCTCCGTGCGCTGCGCCAACAACGACGCCGTGGCGCGTCACCGCGAGCGGCTCCACGGCGACGCCCGGCCACCAACTGCACGAAAGACCCGCCGAACGTGA
- a CDS encoding aminoglycoside phosphotransferase family protein: protein MSTRPSTTAALHGWDELFSDPPADLAPAARAHLRQLAELEAAWPALAHGDRIVHGDLRADNMVRDHHLGVTFVDWAHATTGPACIDAVSLAPQLILAGHTPADVARLLRDHPATASSPDTTTAFLAALTGHWHRNARKPAPPGAPGLRAYQRRAAAAGLALLGYRLS from the coding sequence GTGAGCACCAGGCCCTCCACCACGGCGGCCCTGCACGGCTGGGACGAACTGTTCTCCGACCCGCCGGCCGACCTTGCCCCCGCCGCCCGCGCCCACCTGCGGCAGCTCGCCGAACTGGAAGCCGCCTGGCCCGCCCTCGCCCACGGCGACCGCATCGTCCACGGCGACCTGCGGGCCGACAATATGGTCCGCGACCACCACCTTGGCGTGACCTTCGTGGACTGGGCACACGCCACCACCGGCCCGGCCTGCATCGACGCCGTCTCCCTCGCCCCGCAGCTCATCCTCGCCGGACACACGCCCGCAGACGTCGCCCGTCTGCTCCGCGACCACCCCGCCACCGCCAGCAGTCCCGACACCACCACAGCGTTCCTCGCCGCACTCACCGGCCACTGGCACCGCAATGCCCGCAAGCCCGCACCCCCCGGCGCCCCCGGACTACGCGCCTACCAGCGCCGCGCTGCGGCCGCCGGCCTCGCGCTCCTCGGCTACCGGCTGAGCTGA
- a CDS encoding sigma-70 family RNA polymerase sigma factor: MPLAFWAFHELYHQAYFEYAFVQLGDQAAADKLVDQTFVFLAVIWQHVTAQENPEAFAWTQLKERVAADLEAQGKAPAALETMAFERAIRAACDPILDSFRAEFRAQVTELETGMGLYTAMARLPERQFDVMVLQFALGFPTKRTALVMGVCEARVRSTRRAAKRRLAADLGLEYGEDANNEE, encoded by the coding sequence ATGCCGCTGGCCTTCTGGGCGTTTCACGAGCTCTACCACCAGGCCTACTTCGAGTACGCCTTCGTGCAGTTAGGCGACCAGGCCGCCGCCGACAAGCTGGTCGACCAGACCTTCGTGTTCCTGGCCGTGATCTGGCAGCACGTCACCGCTCAGGAGAACCCCGAGGCGTTCGCCTGGACCCAGCTCAAGGAACGCGTCGCCGCCGACCTCGAAGCCCAGGGCAAGGCACCAGCCGCCCTGGAGACGATGGCCTTCGAACGCGCGATACGCGCGGCCTGCGACCCGATCCTGGACAGCTTCCGCGCTGAATTCCGCGCGCAGGTTACCGAACTCGAAACCGGTATGGGCCTGTATACGGCAATGGCTCGCCTGCCGGAGCGGCAATTTGATGTGATGGTCCTGCAGTTCGCCCTGGGCTTTCCCACCAAGCGGACCGCCCTCGTGATGGGAGTGTGCGAGGCCAGGGTGCGCTCCACCCGCCGCGCCGCCAAACGCCGCCTGGCCGCGGACCTGGGCCTGGAATACGGCGAGGACGCCAACAATGAGGAGTGA
- a CDS encoding nuclear transport factor 2 family protein, whose protein sequence is MSIAALTNTRTVVEELLRRIGEGDPDRIAELYAEQCDWKLDWPEAEHGRTTTPWIRHRSTRADAAAHYGELAEYHVPEYVATKVERVLIDGSDAVVLGEICQTARPTGRAYQARFALHLTVEDGLVTRHHVYEDSLAVARAFEADKVDQDRNREKRGSRGGRQPCPPPAAR, encoded by the coding sequence ATGTCCATAGCCGCACTTACGAACACGCGCACCGTGGTTGAGGAGTTGCTGCGCAGAATTGGCGAGGGCGACCCCGACCGCATCGCCGAGCTGTATGCCGAGCAGTGCGATTGGAAGCTCGACTGGCCGGAGGCCGAGCACGGCCGTACGACCACGCCGTGGATCCGTCACCGGTCCACCCGGGCCGACGCGGCCGCCCACTATGGCGAGCTTGCCGAGTACCACGTGCCGGAGTATGTGGCGACTAAGGTCGAGCGTGTCCTTATCGACGGAAGCGACGCGGTTGTGCTCGGCGAGATTTGTCAGACCGCCCGGCCCACCGGACGTGCCTATCAGGCGCGGTTCGCTCTGCATCTGACCGTCGAAGATGGCCTTGTCACCCGGCACCATGTCTACGAGGACAGCCTGGCGGTCGCCCGGGCATTCGAGGCGGACAAGGTCGACCAGGACCGCAACCGCGAGAAACGCGGCTCGCGCGGCGGCCGGCAGCCCTGCCCGCCGCCGGCCGCCCGGTGA
- a CDS encoding ANTAR domain-containing protein: protein MTTSREQRTAPYGMRDDTVARLEQENAQLRYAVDSHALVDQAIGVLVAAHRLPPSAGFEVLREVSQHTNIKLHTVAETLIAWALGQPLPEPVGQELDAAVQRRSHRENTWTGPSRALRCSGPARWWGGKG, encoded by the coding sequence ATGACGACCTCCCGCGAGCAGCGGACCGCGCCATACGGAATGCGTGACGACACGGTGGCCCGTCTTGAGCAGGAGAACGCCCAACTGCGGTATGCGGTCGACTCCCACGCGCTGGTCGACCAGGCCATCGGTGTCCTCGTCGCGGCCCACCGGCTACCGCCGAGCGCCGGGTTCGAGGTGCTGCGCGAGGTCTCCCAGCACACCAACATCAAACTGCACACGGTCGCGGAAACCCTGATCGCCTGGGCACTGGGGCAGCCGCTGCCGGAGCCGGTGGGCCAGGAGCTGGACGCGGCGGTGCAGCGGCGCTCGCATCGGGAGAACACCTGGACCGGCCCGAGTAGAGCGCTCAGGTGTTCAGGGCCTGCTCGATGGTGGGGTGGCAAGGGATGA
- a CDS encoding STAS domain-containing protein encodes MTDNQKADRPDRFLAERREVDGIRVVTVRGEIDHTVKDVLSEALLSQDGTVPAQRIVVDLSGVTFMDSSGINVLITAYRQVSEAQGWLRIAGAQESVLRVLTLVGVDTFIPCHPTIEQALNT; translated from the coding sequence GTGACCGACAACCAGAAGGCAGACCGGCCAGACCGGTTCCTTGCCGAGCGCAGAGAGGTCGACGGCATCCGTGTCGTGACCGTGCGGGGCGAGATCGACCACACCGTCAAAGACGTCCTCAGCGAAGCCCTGCTGTCCCAGGACGGCACGGTGCCGGCGCAGCGGATCGTGGTGGACCTCAGCGGCGTGACCTTCATGGACTCCAGCGGCATCAACGTCTTGATCACCGCCTACCGGCAGGTGAGTGAGGCGCAGGGGTGGCTGCGCATCGCCGGTGCCCAGGAGTCCGTCCTGCGTGTTCTGACGCTGGTCGGCGTCGACACCTTCATCCCTTGCCACCCCACCATCGAGCAGGCCCTGAACACCTGA
- a CDS encoding ATP-binding protein, giving the protein MGSHADGDGCTAPDEHLMRAGYALTGDDGCIADARHHAVAFLDQAHADHHLPVSTRARDLTQLVVSELVTNALKYAPGPVLMELPINADGVDVVVWDSDPTVPAARSADPSRIGQHGLEIVKALTEDLFTEQEPVGKRITARIALTDTPSTGTARR; this is encoded by the coding sequence GTGGGATCCCATGCCGACGGTGACGGCTGTACGGCACCCGATGAGCACCTGATGCGCGCCGGCTACGCCCTGACCGGAGACGACGGCTGCATCGCCGACGCCCGCCACCACGCCGTCGCCTTCCTCGACCAGGCCCACGCCGACCATCACCTGCCCGTCTCCACACGCGCCAGGGACCTCACTCAGCTCGTGGTCAGCGAACTGGTCACCAACGCCCTCAAGTACGCCCCTGGCCCTGTCCTGATGGAACTGCCCATCAACGCCGACGGCGTCGACGTCGTGGTGTGGGACAGCGATCCCACCGTGCCTGCTGCCCGGTCGGCCGATCCGAGCAGGATCGGCCAGCACGGCCTGGAGATCGTCAAGGCCCTCACCGAGGACCTCTTCACCGAGCAGGAACCGGTCGGCAAGCGCATCACGGCCCGCATCGCCCTGACCGACACACCCAGCACCGGCACCGCCCGCCGCTGA
- a CDS encoding cupredoxin family copper-binding protein, whose product MPFSFPTGAARFIAATACALALATLVGCSNGGGGGGDSTTESATSPSRSGGTQVTINGFKFQPASLTVSPGAKVTVVNNDTTTHTLTASKGGSFDTGDIGPGKSATFTAPSKPGGFPYACTIHPFMKGTLTVE is encoded by the coding sequence ATGCCGTTCTCGTTCCCCACCGGCGCGGCCCGGTTCATCGCGGCCACCGCCTGCGCACTTGCTCTGGCAACCCTCGTCGGATGTTCGAACGGGGGAGGCGGTGGCGGCGACAGTACGACCGAGTCGGCCACCAGTCCCTCCAGGAGTGGTGGGACGCAGGTCACGATCAACGGCTTCAAGTTCCAGCCTGCTTCCCTGACCGTCTCTCCCGGGGCGAAGGTCACCGTCGTCAACAACGACACGACCACGCACACCCTGACGGCGTCCAAGGGCGGTTCCTTCGACACCGGAGACATCGGACCTGGTAAGAGCGCCACCTTCACGGCGCCGTCCAAGCCGGGCGGCTTCCCTTACGCATGCACGATCCACCCGTTCATGAAGGGCACGCTCACCGTCGAGTGA